In one window of Anaerolineae bacterium DNA:
- a CDS encoding trimethylamine methyltransferase family protein, protein MGKLSLRVLSESEIERIHQRSLDVLEQAGVRVLDAECRQVLAAAGARVDEASDIVRIPRQLVEEARRLAPLMFEIHHQDGRPILVGGEHRVFGSLVIDPWIIDYATLQPRRPVLNDIIRHTRLGDALPIVGDIHRMDMPPEGLPPDAAYVKSLEAFATNTTKHLMALPASVESARDWLEVAEIYADGQPLGRRRVLSFGVAVTSPLMLTDVNAWILKEGVRRGMATIPVICPMAGTTSPLTFAGTLLVSNAENLFLITLSQLLREGAPILYGAGPSLTDLRSGYDIYYSPDKMLWKTALIQMGKFYGLPTTGETGGSLVGRHDMQCGMESALLMFPSIILGQNMMGGLGSCYNAVGMSPEMIVIQAELAGLLMRLAEGIDTSEEMLGFDSVLRAGPGGHFLEDPLTLKMLRSPEFFSGSLFDRLGEHGAGRPEESLLARAHARVEEILAAHEPALPGRIVEDIQRWASRRLAGKRG, encoded by the coding sequence ATGGGGAAGCTCTCTCTGCGCGTGCTCAGCGAAAGTGAGATTGAGCGCATCCATCAGCGCTCGCTGGATGTGCTGGAGCAGGCCGGCGTACGGGTCCTGGATGCCGAATGCCGGCAGGTGTTGGCCGCCGCCGGCGCGCGGGTCGACGAGGCCAGCGACATCGTCCGCATCCCGCGTCAGTTGGTGGAAGAAGCGCGCCGGCTGGCGCCTCTCATGTTCGAGATCCACCACCAGGACGGCCGGCCCATCCTGGTGGGGGGCGAACATCGGGTGTTCGGTTCCCTGGTCATTGACCCCTGGATCATTGATTATGCGACCCTCCAGCCGCGCCGGCCCGTCCTGAATGACATCATCCGCCACACTCGCCTGGGGGATGCGCTCCCCATCGTGGGCGATATTCACCGCATGGATATGCCGCCCGAGGGCCTGCCGCCGGACGCCGCCTATGTCAAGAGCCTGGAGGCCTTCGCCACCAACACCACCAAACACCTCATGGCCCTGCCGGCTTCGGTCGAGTCCGCACGCGATTGGCTGGAAGTCGCCGAAATCTACGCCGATGGACAGCCGCTCGGCCGCCGGCGGGTGCTCTCCTTCGGCGTCGCCGTCACCAGCCCCCTGATGCTCACCGACGTCAACGCCTGGATCCTGAAAGAGGGCGTGCGGCGCGGCATGGCCACCATCCCCGTCATCTGTCCGATGGCCGGCACGACCTCCCCCCTGACCTTTGCCGGCACCCTGCTGGTCTCCAACGCCGAAAACCTCTTCCTCATCACCCTCAGTCAGCTTCTGCGGGAGGGCGCGCCCATATTGTACGGCGCCGGCCCCTCCCTCACCGACCTGCGCAGTGGCTATGATATCTACTACAGCCCCGACAAGATGCTCTGGAAAACAGCCCTCATCCAGATGGGGAAGTTCTACGGCCTGCCCACTACCGGCGAGACAGGGGGCTCCCTGGTGGGCCGGCATGACATGCAGTGCGGCATGGAAAGCGCTCTGCTGATGTTCCCCTCCATCATCCTCGGGCAGAATATGATGGGCGGCCTGGGCTCCTGCTACAACGCCGTCGGCATGTCCCCGGAGATGATCGTTATTCAGGCAGAGCTCGCCGGCCTGCTCATGCGCCTGGCCGAGGGCATTGACACGTCCGAGGAGATGCTGGGCTTCGATTCCGTCCTGCGGGCCGGCCCCGGCGGCCATTTCCTGGAAGACCCCCTCACCCTGAAGATGCTCCGCTCGCCGGAGTTCTTCAGCGGCAGTCTCTTCGACCGGCTGGGTGAACACGGCGCCGGCCGGCCGGAGGAATCCCTGCTGGCGCGCGCCCATGCGCGGGTGGAGGAAATCCTGGCCGCTCATGAGCCGGCCCTGCCTGGCCGCATTGTGGAGGACATCCAGCGCTGGGCCAGCCGGCGCCTGGCCGGCAAGAGGGGCTGA